GAAGATTGTGATGCCTCTAGAAAAAGAGAACCAGGAGCCACTGAGGTATCTAGAAGAAGAAGATCAGAAGACTGTGAGGCCTCTAGAAAAAGAGAACCAGGAGCCATTGAGGTATCTAGAAGAAGAAGATGGGAAGACTGTGAGGCCTCTAGAAAAAGAGAACCAGGAGCCACTGAGGTatctagaagaagaagaagatcagAAGACTGTGAGGCCTCTAGAAAAAGAGATTCAGGAGCCACTGTGGTCTCTAGAGGAAGAGGACCAGAAGGTTGTGATACCTCTTGAAAAAGAAACTCAACAGCCCCAAAGTTCTCTAGAAAAGGACCAGGGGAGTATAATGCCTCCAGAAAAAGAGGATCAGGAGTGTTCCTCTCAGGAAGAGGACCAAGAGACATTGAGACACTTAGAGAAAGAGACTCAACAGCCATCAGCAGCTCTAGGGGAAGAAGAACAGATGACATGGAGATCTCTAGAAAAGGTGGATCCAGAGTCACTGAAGTCTCTTGGAAAAGACCAAGAGATAGTTAGGTCTCTTGAAAAAGAGAACCAAGAGTTATCCAAGTCACCAAAAGAAGAAAGTGGAGAGGCAGTGGGGTCCTTGGAAACAAAAAATCTAGAACCATTCGAGTCTGCAGAAGAAGAGAACCTGGAAATATTGAAATGTCAAGAAACTCAGGAGCCACTCTGGTctctagaagaaatgaataaggAGACAATGAAAGCTGTAGAAATGGAAATTCAAGAACCACTGGCGTCTGTGGAAGAGAACCAAGAGACACCGAGACCCCTAGAAAAGGAGACTCAAGAACCACTAAGATCTCTGGGTGAGTGGGACCTAGAGAATCCGGGATTTCCAaaagaggcagagaaggaaagTCCAAGGGatctggaagaggaagagaggctgGAGAAGGGAGAGACTCAAGAGTCACTGAAGTCCctgggagaggaggggcaggagctGCCTTGGTCCACAAatcagcagaggtgggaggacagGGCTGTGGGGGACCAAGCACTGAGCCAGGAAGCCCACCCTGGGAGGCTTGGAGTGGGAAGTGAGGACGAGGCAGAGCCGGACCTGAGGGagcaggatggggaggaggaggtggcgcAGCCAGGAGCGCCAGAGCCCAATGTCACGGGAGACACAGAGAGCACAGGGAGCCCTGGGCCCGGGGAGCAGAGTGTCCCAGCGGAGGGAGCCCGTGGGAAGGGAGACTCCGAGGGCCTCCAGGACGCTGCGGGGCCACCGGAGCAGGTGGGAGCCCCAGGCCTGGGAGCTTCCCCAGGAAAGCCAGGGGGGACAGAGCCCCCGAGGGCAGAGGAGGGTGAGGCCTCAGAGGGTGACCTGGAGGTCGCCTGGGGATCAGAGATGGCCAGAGGCGAGGCTGCTGTAGGAGCCAAGCTGGCACCTGAGCAGGAGGTGATAGGATTGGAGGACCCAGGGCACCAGGCTGGACAGGAGGTGACGTGGCCACCCCTGGGGGAAGAAGGCTCGGgggcagagagagctccactcttTGGAAAGGACCTAGAGGAGGCAGATGTCCTGGGGGCAGCTCTCTCCAAACTGCCCGGGACAAGCAGAGACCCTCCGGAGCCTCCCAAGGACTCAGAGGGGTCAGAATCGGAGGTGccctggggagcagaggaggggtCCCCTGTGGAGACCTCAGGAAGTGGGACCTTTCAGCCCCAGGTTCAGGGCTCAGAGGAAAGCGGGGATGTTCCACCAGTGCTGGggccccccagccccaggccccctGAACCCTGGCGGCCCACCCCAGTCCTGGGAGATGCCCCTGGGCCTCAGCCCCAGGATAAGGGGAACCTGGGGGCTGACTGGGGGCTGGAAGCGGGGGCTGAAGCCCTGAGAAAGGTGGAGGGTGAGCAGGAGGAGTTAGGTCCTGGAGACGTCTCTGAAGACccccaggaggagggggaggaaagccGAGAAGAGAGCGAGGCAGATGAGTTAGGGGAGACCCTTCCGGACTCCACTCCCCTGGGCCTCTACTTCCAATCCCCTGCCTCCCCCAGATGGGACATGGCAGGAGAACAGAGGCCCTCCCCACtaggggaagccaggaaggagggCTGGGATCCCACTGCCCTGGTCTCCAAGGGCCCCGGGGCCCAACCctcagaggaggaggtggaggcggaggaagaggaggaggaggaggaggccgaggaggaggaggaggaagggcagggcCAGGACTCCGACCTGTCAGAGGAGTTTGAGGATCTGGTGACTGAAGCGTCCCTTCTTCCTGGAGACCCCCGGGAGCTGGCAGAACCTCTGGGCCAGGTGCCCCAGATGCTGAAGCCGGAGGTCTGGGACGGGGATGGGGAGTCCGATGGGTTTGCagatgaggaggagggtggggaggagggagaggaggaagaggaggaggaagaggaggggagggggccgGGGGCTCCTCGGTGGGGGCCAGGGGCCTCTGTTAGCAGCCTCCAGACTCTGAGTAGCTCTCAGAGAGGGGACCTCTTGGAGCCTGAGACCGTGGGTGTCAGTGTCCCCTGGGACGATGGCTCGAAGGCCTCTGTGACTGCCCCGGAGACTGAGTCCCAGGACAGTGCTGAGCCCTCGGGCTCTGAGGAGGAGTCTGACTCCGCTCCTTTGGAGAGGGAGGACCCAGTCTCCGGGCCTTTACAGACTCCCAGAGGGGAGGAAGACCCGGGCCCCCGGGCAGGGGACGCCCTCAGTGTCAACGGTGGAGACCACAGCTTGGAGGAGGAGCCAGAGGACGGGGATGGAAGGGTGATGAATGGGCTGCAGCAGtcccagggcacagggcaggggACGCCTGAGGCCCCTGATGGGGACAGAGAGATCCCCTTACAGGAAGAGGAGGGGGTTGCCCTGAAGACCCCTCGGGCAGGGGCTCCTGTCCACCTGGGCCCTGGCCAGTTCCTGAAGTTCGCCcccagggaaggagagggggattCCTGGTCCTCCGGGGAGGACTAGAAGTGTGGCACTCAGGACTTGGTGGTGGGCGATTGGCCCCAAGTCCCCTCCCGGCTGAGGTCACCTTCATGGACAATCCTAGGTCTGTGGTTTCTGAGGGACGAGATGCCCGGCTGGCTCAGGTGAAATGGGTGTGTCAGAGGAGCCTGTCCCCAAAACAAAGCCTTGGGGAGTAAACACTTCAGATTCTGCCATCTCCCAAGGGAGGGGACAGTGGTGGCCTCCACCAGGGCTCCCCAGCCCTGCGCCACCCGCTGCAGCAGCCTCGTCCTCCTGGGAGGCCTGCCCTGTGGCTCATGGACGTGAAGAGTGTGCCCGTGTCCTGACCCCTCATCCGGGCCGTACTGTCACCCTGCCCGGCTCACCCCTGCTTGAATAAAACCATGCCTCCACCTACAGCGTCTGTGCTCCTCCTTCCCACACTCAGGGGGTCCTCAGGGCGGGCAGAAGAGCAGAAATAGGGGGGAGATTTGGGGAAGGAAGCAGGAGAGGCCAGCGTGAGGGAGGGGCTGCCTCCCGggaggcctgggggggggggacactagGTGACCAGACCCACGGACTGGGGCAGCGGGCAGCAGCCCTGCAgagggccagcctgggtgacCTCAGTGTCTGCAGACGCCGGCCCCTGTCATCTCTGCCTGCAGCACTGATGACAATGATTAGGTCTTGGGCCACCCCACCCCTGCGCGTCCTCCCCAGCAGCCCCTCAGTGCCGCCAGCATAATAAGCCCCCTTGTCCCCAAACCCAAACAGTTGTCTGGCCTGTGATAACCGGCTGAGTCGGAATGGGGCGAGGGGGGGGGACGTCTGGTCTGCGTCAGCCTGGCTGTGTGGCCTGGCTCAGGGCTTTCTGCACCTCAGATTCAGCCGTGCAGGGGGGAAGTCGCACCCCATGATTCCATGACTTTGGGGGCCTCCTGGtgcagggagaaagggagagaggctCGGGAAGCCTCTTAGAGtttttggagggggtggggactgggaattgaacctaggggtgcttaaccactgagccacatctccttt
This genomic interval from Urocitellus parryii isolate mUroPar1 chromosome 11, mUroPar1.hap1, whole genome shotgun sequence contains the following:
- the Nes gene encoding nestin; translation: MEGCLGEESFQLWELNRRLEAYLARVKALEEQNELLSAELGGLRAQSGDTSWRARADDELAALRALVDQRWREKHAAEVERDNLAEELEGVAGRCQQLRLARERASEEAARSRRAIEAEQCARGWLSAQAAELERELDALRAAHDEERASLNAQAACVPRVPARPRGPPAPAPEVEELARRLGDAWRGAVRGYQERVAHMETSLGQARERLGRAVQGAREGRLELQQLQTERSGLQERREALEQRLEGRWQERLRATEKFQLAVEALEQEKQGLQSQIAQVLEGRQQLAHLKMSLSLEVATYRTLLEAENSRLQTPGGSSKASLSFPDPKPELHFPGTPEGRRLGPLLPVLSPTALPSPLPNALETPVPAFLKSHEFLQARTPALASTPIPPTPQASCPATNVAARAQDAPVSLVQPQGESQQAPELVWAEAKGAVPASILPGPQEPGGKQPEASTSQSPENQSSLAPPLGLDHPSLEAKDGEPSGSIASSRFQEESEEQVWGLVEKEAAIEVHVERNVQQKTWPEEGDLDMKEIQDRDPLEKETLQTGGIEIPEPQMSLENQSHESLEKEDQESLRSLEEENLETRKDLENKNPELLKSLEEKDMQLERPLEKEAPELPRLIGKEDSQTLQSLEKENQELMMSLEGNLETVLFAGKEYQESVKSPEEEKLESLGAFKEENQQPLGSEEPEDQGSWGSLPKENQEFLGALENENQETFRPSGKENQEPPKALEEEDQKIVMPLEKENQEPLRYLEEEDQKTVRPLEKENQEPLRYLEEEDGKTVRPLEKENQEPLRYLEEEEDQKTVRPLEKEIQEPLWSLEEEDQKVVIPLEKETQQPQSSLEKDQGSIMPPEKEDQECSSQEEDQETLRHLEKETQQPSAALGEEEQMTWRSLEKVDPESLKSLGKDQEIVRSLEKENQELSKSPKEESGEAVGSLETKNLEPFESAEEENLEILKCQETQEPLWSLEEMNKETMKAVEMEIQEPLASVEENQETPRPLEKETQEPLRSLGEWDLENPGFPKEAEKESPRDLEEEERLEKGETQESLKSLGEEGQELPWSTNQQRWEDRAVGDQALSQEAHPGRLGVGSEDEAEPDLREQDGEEEVAQPGAPEPNVTGDTESTGSPGPGEQSVPAEGARGKGDSEGLQDAAGPPEQVGAPGLGASPGKPGGTEPPRAEEGEASEGDLEVAWGSEMARGEAAVGAKLAPEQEVIGLEDPGHQAGQEVTWPPLGEEGSGAERAPLFGKDLEEADVLGAALSKLPGTSRDPPEPPKDSEGSESEVPWGAEEGSPVETSGSGTFQPQVQGSEESGDVPPVLGPPSPRPPEPWRPTPVLGDAPGPQPQDKGNLGADWGLEAGAEALRKVEGEQEELGPGDVSEDPQEEGEESREESEADELGETLPDSTPLGLYFQSPASPRWDMAGEQRPSPLGEARKEGWDPTALVSKGPGAQPSEEEVEAEEEEEEEEAEEEEEEGQGQDSDLSEEFEDLVTEASLLPGDPRELAEPLGQVPQMLKPEVWDGDGESDGFADEEEGGEEGEEEEEEEEEGRGPGAPRWGPGASVSSLQTLSSSQRGDLLEPETVGVSVPWDDGSKASVTAPETESQDSAEPSGSEEESDSAPLEREDPVSGPLQTPRGEEDPGPRAGDALSVNGGDHSLEEEPEDGDGRVMNGLQQSQGTGQGTPEAPDGDREIPLQEEEGVALKTPRAGAPVHLGPGQFLKFAPREGEGDSWSSGED